DNA from Daucus carota subsp. sativus chromosome 1, DH1 v3.0, whole genome shotgun sequence:
TtccaacatatttttttaattgcttttgagttaatttatattagattaatatttagattagttataaaaacaaaaatcaaatcatttatttgtttaaaaaaaacagaagagAAGTAAGCCCTTGATCCTTGGCGTTGAACGATACCCTTGCTTATTCTATATTATAAACGATAGAAAAAGGGTTTAAATTGGTTCACATCAATTTTTGGCGCCGCGCCGCCGGGGATTGaattttgcttttcttttgttttgtattttttgtacatattttttcttttttttcttttctcctcCGTTGCTTGTTTTGTTTCAGGTATAAGGTGGAACCTTTTGAGTAGTTGACATGGCAATTCCAACACAGCGTGATGATGTTGCGGTGTCGATTGCTAGTTATGGAAATACTTGTATGGTGTATCCTGAGCCGATTGCAGGGAAGAGTAGTAATTTCGAGCTCAAACAGAATCTTCTAATGAGATTACCCGTCTTCCATGATCTTCCAACTGAAGAGCCAAACCAACACCTTTCGAAATTTGTGACTATTGTGGAATGCATGGGACCTGATATGGCGGATCCTCAGATTTTAAAGATGAAGGCTTTTCCATTTTCACTTGATGGAGCAGCTTTGGATTGGTTCGAAGATTTGCCTATGGGGTTCATTACTTCTTGGGAAAAGCTAGTACGAGAATTTTTGCAGAAGTTTTATCCAGCAACTAGAGTGATAAGCACGAGAAGTCAAATAGCTGGAATTCAACAATATGCAACTGAGACGTATGTTGAGTATTATGCTAGATTCCAAAAGTTACAGAAAAGATGTCCTCAACATGGTTTTTCAAAAGGGAGTCTATTACACTTCTTCTATCAGGGTCTGAATGAGTATGAAAGGAGATTATTGGATTCTTCTGCTAGAGGGGCTTTTATTGATTTATCTCATGATGCTGCTGAACAACTAATATCTAAAAGAGCCGCCAATGAACTAGACTATGGGAGTCCCGCAAGGTCGGAATCAATTTTAGGAGTTGAATCTGATCAAAGGTTGACAAAGATTGAACAAAACTTGGAGAGGTTGAGTGCATTAATTCAAATTGGAAGAACACCTCAAATTCAAGTATGTGATTTTTGCGCAACTCCAGGACATTCTACCGATTCTTGCCCATCTTTTGGTTATGAAAATCAGGAAGCAAATCATTtcttagatatatataattcaaggATGGGAGATCACATAAGGAATGAAGATACGAATGGTGCTCTATATGGATTTCAGTTTCGGGACAATTCTCCACATTCAGGTTTTCAGCAAAGGGAACCACTCCATCACAATTTAACTAGTGGAaacaatattgaaatattattgaCCAAATTAGTTGAGGGACAGTTGGAGATGCAAAAACGAAGTTCCAAAAACGAAGGGCCTTAACAAGGTCCTTTTGATTTGTGCGTGCATATATACAAAGTAGTGGAGATTTGGTGGACAACCAAGTTTATGGTAGTGCATGTCCATATTGATTGAATTTGAGTGAAACACTTACACCCAAACACTTGTGTGAATTGAGAGCAATGTGAGATTTTCTATCCATAGCATGCTTACTTATTGGATGCGACTTTGATGTATATTTCATGATATTTTTGTCTATCTAGACATTGTGTGCACGCTTGGATTGTTGTGTACAATGATGCATACGTGATAGTACTGGTACTTTCACACTTGTTCAGATTGTTATGTAATTGAGGTTTGCATATGTGGAGTACGATGATGTTGTTAGTTCTTGAGACTTGATGattgaaaatatttgattttgtgggtatatcctctataaaccctcacgagacaacactcgtcctactagggctgcctaggggtttaacggcttgttgcatacgctcaatgcaatcgtgtcatccACGAAAGTGATGTTAGTAGTTAGTTAGTAATATTTGTATTCTTtgtttgcccgaggacgtgcaatatgctaagtgtggggatatttgatagagtatatatttatatatattttagatgataattattctcatattagttatattttgcatttaattggacatatattaattatattttaatatcttattgtagggagcaaggaattctaaattggaaaggatttggacaaattagaagaaaattcgCAACTATTGGGCTACCCGCATTCGGAatattgtttgggccatatcttgagttctagaagtcggatttgggcgagtaaacagcccacgcgaagataatttaattttctatcattctagatgggtccagatatcaaaagCCTACTGAAACAGCCCAGGAACAGGGGAtaaagtcaactgcgaattttgACCTTTGTGAAGCCTATTCAGTTTCGGAATTGCCTTGTGTATTCCTATTAGAATAAAAACACTTTTGTATTAGGTTTTATTAGATAGAATATTACATACATATCATCAGGAGGAGAGCCACGGAGAAGAAGAGAAAGGATCGACACTTTGTATCGTATTCTATTCTTTTCATGATTCTTACTTGTCTTATCTTTATTATGCTTGGCTAAACCTCCATTGTTGGAGGGCTGTTTTGAAGCCCTGAACCTTATGACAATTATACAGTTTTAAGTTATGGAGATTTGTTTTGATTGTGCTTATATATACGTCAATGCTTGTAGAGATGCTTGAATTAAATAGGGTATGCGGACATCCCAATTTGTTATGTGATTGTTATCTCTGCAAagtcaattaatctttctatgCGGACATGGGATTAATTGTATTAGTGTGTAATTCGTTTTAACCTTTCTATGCGGTCCATGGGGTTATGCGAATAGCAGAGCTTGTTTCTATGCGGTCCATGGCAAGTTCTCTATAAGTATCTCTTTTAACATATCAAAGGATTCAGAATTGTGTCATAGGTTTAGTGGTGGATATTCATGCTTtccaacatatttttttaattgcttttgagttaatttatattagattaatatttagattagttataaaaacaaaaatcaaatcatttatttgtttaaaaaaaacagaagagAAGTAAGCCCTTGATCCTTGGCGTTGAACGATACCCTTGCTTATTCTATATTATAAACGACAGAAAAAGGGTTTAAATTGGTTCACATCAATTTTTGGCGCCGCGCCGCCGGGGATTGaattttgcttttcttttgttttgtattttttgtacatattttttcttttttttcttttctcctcCGTTGCTTGTTTTGTTTCAGGTATAAGGTGGAACCTTTTGAGTAGTTGACATGGCAATTCCAACACTGCGTGATGATGTTGCGGTGTCGATTGCTAGTTATGGAAATACTTGTATGGTGTATCCTGAGCCGATTGCAGGGAAGAGTAGTAATTTCGAGCTCAAACAGAATCTTCTAATGAGATTACCCGTCTTCCATGATCTTCCAACTGAAGAGTCAAACCAACACCTTTCGAGATTTGTGACTATTGTGGAATGCATGGGACCTGATATGGCGGATCCTCAGATTTTAAAGATGAAGGCTTTTCCATTTTCACTTGATGGAGCAGCTTTGGATTGGTTCGAAGATTTGCCTATGGGGTTCATTACTTCTTGGGAAAAGCTAGTACGAGAATTTTTGCAGAAGTTTTATCCAGCAACTAGAGTGATAAGCACGAGAAGTCAAATAGCTGGAATTCAACAATATGCAACTGAGACGTATGTTGAGTATTATGCTAGATTCCAAAAGTTACAGAAAAGATGTCCTCAACATGGTTTTTCAAAAGGGAGTCTATTACACTTCTTCTATCAGGGTCTGAATGAGTATGAAAGGAGATTATTGGATTCTTCTGCTAGAGGGGCTTTTATTGATTTATCTCATGATGCTGCTGAACAACTAATATCTAAAAGAGCCGCCAATGAACTAGACTATGGGAGTCCCGCAAGGTCGGAATCAATTTTAGGAGTTGAATCTGATCAAAGGTTGACAAAGATTGAACAAAACTTGGAGAGGTTGAGTGCATTAATTCAAATTGGAAGAACACCTCATATTCAAGTATGTGATTTTTGCGCAACTCCAGGACATTCTACCGATTCTTGCCCATCTTTTGGTTATGAAAATCAGGAAGCAAATCATTtcttagatatatataattcaaggATGGGAGATCACATAAGGAATGAAGATACGAATGGTGCTCTATATGGATTTCAGTTTCGGGACAATTCTCCACATTCAGGTTTTCAGCAAAGGGAACCACTCCATCACAATTTAACTAGTGgaaacaatattaaaatattattgaccAAATTAGTTGAGGGACAGTTGGAGATGCAAAAACGAAGTTCCAAAAACGAAGGGCCTTAACAAGGTCCTTTTGATTTGTGCGTGCATATATACAAAGTAGTGGAGATTTGGTGGACAACCAAGTTTATGGTAGTGCATGTCCATATTGATTGAATTTGAGTGAAACACTTACACCCAAACACTTGTGTGAATTGAGAGCAATGTGAGATTTTCTATCCATAGCATGCTTACTTATTGGATGCGACTTTGATGTATATTTCATGATATTTTTGTCTATCTAGACATTGTGTGCACGCTTGGATTGTTGTGTACAATGATGCATACGTGATAGTACTGGTACTTTCACACTTGTTCAGATTGTTATGTAATTGAGGTTTGCATATGTGGAGTACGATGATGTTGTTAGTTCTTGAGACTTGATGattgaaaatatttgattttgtgggtatatcctctataaaccctcacgagacaacactcgtcctactagggctgcctaggggtttaacggcttgttgcatacgctcaatgcaatcgtgtcatccACGAAAGTGATGTTAGTAGTTAGTTAGTAATATTTGTATTCTTtgtttgcccgaggacgtgcaatatgctaagtgtggggatatttgatagagtatatatttatatatattttagatgataattattctcatattagttatattttgcatttaattggacatatattaattatattttaatatcttattgtagggagcaaggaattctaaattggaaaggatttggacaaattagaagaaaattcgCAACTATTGGGCTACCCGCATTCGGAatattgtttgggccatatcttgagttctagaagtcggatttgggcgagtaaacagcccacgcga
Protein-coding regions in this window:
- the LOC108217656 gene encoding uncharacterized protein LOC108217656, yielding MAIPTQRDDVAVSIASYGNTCMVYPEPIAGKSSNFELKQNLLMRLPVFHDLPTEEPNQHLSKFVTIVECMGPDMADPQILKMKAFPFSLDGAALDWFEDLPMGFITSWEKLVREFLQKFYPATRVISTRSQIAGIQQYATETYVEYYARFQKLQKRCPQHGFSKGSLLHFFYQGLNEYERRLLDSSARGAFIDLSHDAAEQLISKRAANELDYGSPARSESILGVESDQRLTKIEQNLERLSALIQIGRTPQIQVCDFCATPGHSTDSCPSFGYENQEANHFLDIYNSRMGDHIRNEDTNGALYGFQFRDNSPHSGFQQREPLHHNLTSGNNIEILLTKLVEGQLEMQKRSSKNEGP
- the LOC135151583 gene encoding uncharacterized protein LOC135151583; amino-acid sequence: MAIPTLRDDVAVSIASYGNTCMVYPEPIAGKSSNFELKQNLLMRLPVFHDLPTEESNQHLSRFVTIVECMGPDMADPQILKMKAFPFSLDGAALDWFEDLPMGFITSWEKLVREFLQKFYPATRVISTRSQIAGIQQYATETYVEYYARFQKLQKRCPQHGFSKGSLLHFFYQGLNEYERRLLDSSARGAFIDLSHDAAEQLISKRAANELDYGSPARSESILGVESDQRLTKIEQNLERLSALIQIGRTPHIQVCDFCATPGHSTDSCPSFGYENQEANHFLDIYNSRMGDHIRNEDTNGALYGFQFRDNSPHSGFQQREPLHHNLTSGNNIKILLTKLVEGQLEMQKRSSKNEGP